Proteins encoded by one window of Xenopus tropicalis strain Nigerian chromosome 6, UCB_Xtro_10.0, whole genome shotgun sequence:
- the pak1ip1 gene encoding p21-activated protein kinase-interacting protein 1 — MEEYMELVVGCYEQVLFGYRVHREGEQWLSSADFTHHAHTASLSVVAVNNRFVATGSKDETIQIYDMKKKVEHGALLHHNGTITCLQFYGNTHLLSGAEDGLICVWNTKKWECQQTFKAHKGQVLSLSIHPSGKLALSVGTDKTLRTWNLVEGRSAFIKNIKKNAHIVQWSPSGDKYVVVIHDKVDVYQLETAAVIGTINNPKRISSVQFITDALIAVAGDEEVIRLYDTASQKCVCEFKAHENRVKNLHVFELEETHIVVSSSSDGFVKMWGIDTEKVKTPPSLLCEVSTSARLTCLSVWLPSAVDHKEEANRDVTASTVKDCDRPKKKMTQSKTAENKEAGETQVIHKKRKLETKQKKKKPMK; from the exons ATGGAGGAATACATGGAGCTGGTGGTGGGCTGTTATGAACAAGTACTGTTTGGGTATCGGGTACATCGGGAAGGGGAG CAATGGTTAAGTTCTGCAGACTTCACTCATCATGCCCACACTGCCTCTCTGTCTGTGGTTGCTGTAAATAATAGATTTGTAGCCACTGGGAGCAAGGATGAAACTATTCAGATTTATGATATGAAGAAGAAGGTAGAACATGGAGCTTTGCTGCATCACAATG GTACCATAACTTGTCTACAGTTTTATGGTAACACCCACCTGCTAAGTGGGGCAGAAGATGGATTGATTTGTGTATGGAATACCAAAAAGTGGGAGTGCCAACAAACCTTCAAAGCACACAA aggACAGGTCTTATCCCTTTCAATACATCCTTCGGGAAAGTTAGCCTTATCGGTGGGGACAGATAAAACCTTAAG aacttGGAATCTTGTGGAGGGGCGTTCAGCTTTTATTAAGAATATAAAGAAAA ATGCACACATTGTCCAGTGGTCTCCCAGTGGAGACAAATATGTGGTTGTAATTCATGACAAGGTTGATGTTTACCAGCTGGAGACTGCAGCAGTAATTGGTACAATTAATAACCCAAAAAGAATCTCTTCTGTACAGTTTATAACT GATGCTCTTATTGCTGTGGCTGGGGATGAGGAAGTAATCAGACTTTATGATACAGCATCTCAAAAATGTGTCTGCGAATTTAAAGCTCATGAAAACAG GGTGAAGAATCTTCATGTCTTTGAACTGGAGGAAACACACATTGTTGTATCTTCATCAAGTGATGGTTTTGTTAAGATGTGGGGAATTGACACGGAAAAG GTAAAGACTCCTCCATCATTGCTTTGTGAAGTTAGCACGTCAGCTAGACTTACTTGTCTCTCAGTGTGGCTTCCCAGTGCCGTAGACCATAAGGAAGAGGCCAACAGAGATGTCACTGCTTCAACTG TGAAAGACTGTGACAGACCAAAGAAGAAAATGACCCAAAGCAAAACAGCTGAAAATAAGGAAGCAGGTGAAACACAAGTCATACATAAAAAGAGGAAACTTGAAACtaaacagaagaaaaagaaaCCAATGAAATAA